In Paenibacillus sp. BIC5C1, a genomic segment contains:
- a CDS encoding aminoglycoside phosphotransferase family protein: MGTTNSGLHQTITAEMLHKVVENTFGTATIVNSFELLQGGLFNTTYRIQLEHASYADVILRLAPERVEMALGSAGDPLFSFERTMMSAEPVVYEYYRKAGIPAPNIIVCDDSGLIIPRTYMFMEFIASKQLDHSSISEVDKERLYHQLGAYTAVMHQIEGESFGWPQGDGTIEGSDHWSEVLQAFAEETALKASQAGYMPGVGEEIADLFITNKDLFDQVTIPVLVHNDLWEANVLVHEENGQLNIAAIIDGDRSMFADRQFEAILSTESSAGFHEGYGRPQDMTDGGQARLLAYRILSSYFNAYVHEHQVDQPEAGQKYRERTLDLLEEWKGLKLNE, encoded by the coding sequence ATGGGTACAACGAATTCAGGCTTACACCAAACCATTACAGCAGAGATGCTGCATAAGGTGGTAGAAAACACTTTTGGAACCGCTACCATTGTGAATAGTTTTGAACTGTTGCAGGGTGGACTTTTTAATACAACGTATCGAATTCAGCTTGAACATGCGTCGTACGCGGATGTGATATTACGTTTGGCTCCAGAACGGGTAGAGATGGCGCTCGGCTCTGCTGGCGATCCGTTATTTTCATTTGAACGTACGATGATGTCTGCGGAACCTGTTGTTTATGAATATTACCGTAAAGCAGGCATTCCCGCTCCAAATATTATTGTCTGTGATGACAGCGGATTGATCATTCCGAGAACGTATATGTTTATGGAGTTTATCGCCAGTAAGCAGCTGGATCATTCATCGATTTCGGAAGTAGATAAAGAACGATTATATCATCAGCTCGGCGCCTATACGGCTGTCATGCATCAGATTGAGGGTGAATCGTTTGGCTGGCCGCAAGGCGATGGGACGATTGAAGGCTCGGATCATTGGTCCGAGGTGCTGCAAGCTTTTGCAGAAGAGACGGCACTCAAAGCTTCACAAGCCGGGTATATGCCAGGTGTGGGGGAAGAAATCGCAGATTTGTTCATAACAAATAAGGATTTATTTGATCAGGTGACTATTCCGGTTCTTGTTCATAACGATCTTTGGGAAGCCAACGTGCTTGTCCATGAGGAGAACGGGCAGCTAAACATTGCCGCCATCATTGATGGGGATCGCTCCATGTTTGCGGACAGGCAGTTTGAGGCTATTTTATCGACAGAATCATCAGCTGGTTTTCATGAAGGCTATGGCCGTCCTCAAGATATGACCGATGGGGGACAGGCACGTCTTTTGGCCTATCGCATACTTTCCTCTTATTTTAACGCATATGTGCATGAACATCAGGTTGATCAGCCGGAGGCAGGACAGAAGTATCGCGAGCGTACGCTGGATCTATTGGAAGAATGGAAGGGACTCAAACTTAACGAATAA
- the yicI gene encoding alpha-xylosidase: MKFTDGFWMTREGYHIQNPTDIRDIVQKENSVTVYAATKYIRTKGDTLNGTLLKATYSSPMPNVIRVTLNHHKGGVKKGPVFELNNQDVNVDISKNEQGAVLKSGNLEVQIDKTNGWDVSFLYGGKRITGSGQRAAGYITGPSKEAYFREQLDLGIGEYVYGLGERFTPFVKNGQVVDTWNEDGGTSSEQSYKNIPFYLSNKGYGVFVNHPERVSYEIASENVSKVQFSVEGETLEYFIIGGDNPKDVLDNYTKLTGKPALPPAWTFGLWLTTSFTTDYDEATVNHFVDGMAERDLPLSVFHFDCFWMKEYQWSDFVWDEAMFPDPEGMLARLKEKGLKICAWINPYIAEKSYLFDEGMENGYLVKTADGSVWQWDMWQAGMALVDFTNPDAVNWYKSKLEVLLDQGVDSFKTDFGERIPTDVVYFDGSDPVKMHNYYTQLYNKAVFELLEEKIGKNEAALFARSATAGGQQFPVHWGGDCSSTYESMAESLRGGLSLGLSGFGFWSHDISGFESTATPDVYKRWVQFGLLSSHSRLHGSTSYRVPWLFDEESVDVVRDFTKLKISLMPYLYNSAVESTVKGIPMMRAMLLDFPDDPTTYSLDTQYMFGDSILVAPIFNKEGDVRYYLPEGTWTNYLTGAKVEGGRWISENHDFKTLPMMVKPNSLIAVGAVDSKPDYDFADHVSLHLFELADGNSAQAVVVNQNAEQELVVNVSRNGSVLEVRAEGAGKPWNIVLRGIESVSGVEGGSQASGAHGVVVTAAEGASSLTIQL, encoded by the coding sequence ATGAAATTTACTGATGGATTCTGGATGACTCGTGAAGGGTACCACATTCAAAACCCGACTGACATTCGTGATATTGTGCAAAAAGAGAATTCTGTGACCGTATATGCGGCAACTAAATATATTCGCACCAAAGGCGACACGTTGAATGGTACATTGCTTAAAGCAACTTACAGCTCACCTATGCCTAACGTTATTCGTGTAACTTTGAATCATCATAAAGGCGGAGTGAAAAAAGGGCCTGTATTTGAGCTTAACAATCAAGATGTGAACGTTGACATCTCGAAAAATGAACAAGGTGCTGTTTTGAAAAGCGGCAATCTGGAAGTTCAAATCGACAAAACGAACGGTTGGGACGTCAGCTTCCTGTATGGAGGTAAACGCATTACGGGTAGCGGTCAAAGAGCGGCTGGTTATATTACTGGTCCAAGTAAGGAAGCGTATTTCCGCGAGCAGCTTGATCTAGGCATTGGTGAATACGTTTACGGACTTGGTGAGCGCTTCACACCATTTGTTAAGAATGGCCAGGTGGTTGACACGTGGAATGAGGACGGCGGTACAAGCAGTGAGCAGTCCTATAAGAACATTCCTTTCTACTTGTCCAACAAAGGATATGGTGTATTTGTAAACCATCCTGAACGCGTATCGTATGAGATTGCATCTGAGAATGTATCCAAAGTGCAGTTCAGCGTAGAAGGCGAGACGTTGGAATATTTCATTATCGGCGGTGACAATCCCAAGGATGTACTTGATAATTATACGAAATTAACAGGTAAACCAGCGCTTCCACCAGCATGGACGTTTGGTCTGTGGCTGACAACATCATTCACAACGGATTATGATGAAGCAACGGTTAACCATTTCGTAGATGGCATGGCTGAACGTGATCTTCCGCTGTCTGTATTCCATTTTGACTGCTTCTGGATGAAGGAATACCAATGGTCTGATTTTGTATGGGATGAAGCGATGTTCCCAGATCCGGAAGGCATGCTTGCACGTCTGAAAGAGAAAGGCCTCAAAATCTGTGCGTGGATCAATCCATATATTGCAGAAAAATCCTACTTGTTCGATGAAGGTATGGAGAACGGTTATCTGGTAAAAACCGCGGATGGCAGCGTATGGCAATGGGATATGTGGCAAGCAGGTATGGCTCTGGTTGATTTCACAAATCCGGATGCTGTTAATTGGTATAAGAGTAAGTTGGAAGTTCTGCTTGATCAAGGTGTAGATTCATTCAAAACTGACTTTGGTGAAAGAATTCCGACAGATGTCGTGTACTTCGATGGCTCTGATCCGGTTAAAATGCACAACTATTATACACAGCTCTATAACAAAGCTGTATTTGAATTGCTCGAAGAAAAAATTGGCAAAAACGAAGCTGCTCTGTTTGCACGCTCTGCAACAGCAGGTGGTCAACAGTTCCCGGTTCACTGGGGTGGAGACTGCTCTTCTACTTATGAATCCATGGCTGAATCACTTCGCGGTGGTCTCTCGCTTGGACTTTCCGGTTTCGGATTCTGGAGCCATGATATCAGTGGCTTTGAGAGTACAGCAACCCCTGACGTATACAAACGCTGGGTACAATTCGGACTTTTATCTTCTCACAGCCGCCTACACGGAAGCACTTCGTATCGTGTGCCTTGGCTGTTCGACGAGGAATCCGTGGACGTTGTTCGTGACTTTACCAAACTCAAAATCAGCCTGATGCCGTATCTCTACAATTCTGCGGTGGAGTCGACTGTAAAAGGTATTCCGATGATGCGCGCTATGCTGCTGGATTTCCCTGACGATCCAACAACGTACAGCCTGGATACACAATACATGTTTGGTGATTCGATCCTGGTGGCTCCAATCTTCAACAAGGAGGGTGATGTTCGTTATTACCTGCCTGAAGGTACATGGACCAACTATCTGACAGGTGCTAAAGTTGAAGGTGGACGTTGGATCAGTGAGAATCATGACTTCAAAACATTGCCAATGATGGTTAAGCCAAACAGCCTGATTGCTGTTGGTGCTGTGGATAGCAAACCGGATTATGACTTTGCCGATCATGTATCCCTTCATTTGTTCGAACTGGCTGACGGCAACTCCGCTCAAGCGGTTGTTGTAAACCAAAATGCTGAGCAGGAGCTGGTTGTTAACGTATCCCGTAACGGCTCTGTTCTGGAAGTTCGTGCTGAAGGTGCAGGCAAACCATGGAATATCGTGCTGCGTGGCATCGAAAGTGTATCCGGCGTAGAGGGCGGTTCCCAAGCGTCTGGTGCACATGGTGTTGTCGTTACGGCAGCGGAAGGTGCTAGCTCGCTTACAATTCAACTGTAA
- a CDS encoding MFS transporter produces the protein MNDKKWDLVALASIPVIMTLGNSMLIPILPQIERELKVSSFKVSMLITVYAVVAILLIPLAGYLSDRFGRKAVIIPSLIIAAVGGAVAGGAAWMLNGNAAYWAILGGRLLQGIGAAGAFPIVIPLVGDMFDDENEVSKSLGIIETSNTFGKVLSPILGAALAVWIWYLPFMAIPVLCVLSLVLVIFLVKTPKRKEEPKSFPEFVASIRSVLKEKGRWLYAIFAIGGICMFVLFGVLFYLSETLESEFKLKGVLKGLVLAIPLAALCLASFFAGKWIGKNKTRMKWLGFIGLAVLTVSLGIIGLFDNIYVVVGLFTLGGAGIGATLPCLDAMVTEGVDKEQRGTITALFSSMRFIGVSLGPPVVSLLISSHHFLLFGILAASGAVGGLLTLLAVKPDKGDQPTSGSGQNHREREYDEVKQPSGYLPGRRKKSPF, from the coding sequence ATGAACGATAAAAAGTGGGACCTCGTCGCACTTGCTTCCATTCCGGTAATAATGACGCTGGGCAACTCCATGCTGATTCCCATCCTACCGCAAATTGAGCGTGAATTGAAAGTGTCCTCATTTAAAGTCAGCATGTTAATTACGGTTTATGCGGTCGTCGCAATCCTGCTCATTCCACTTGCAGGATATCTGTCGGATCGTTTCGGCAGAAAAGCCGTCATTATTCCCAGTCTCATCATTGCAGCTGTAGGAGGCGCGGTAGCAGGTGGAGCAGCCTGGATGCTGAATGGAAATGCGGCATACTGGGCCATTCTTGGTGGCAGACTTTTGCAAGGGATAGGAGCAGCTGGGGCTTTCCCAATTGTCATACCATTGGTTGGTGACATGTTTGATGATGAGAACGAGGTGAGTAAAAGCCTTGGCATTATTGAAACCTCGAACACCTTTGGCAAGGTACTAAGTCCGATATTGGGTGCAGCTCTGGCTGTGTGGATTTGGTATTTACCTTTTATGGCTATTCCGGTACTCTGTGTGCTTTCATTGGTTCTGGTTATATTCTTGGTGAAAACACCAAAGAGGAAGGAAGAACCAAAGAGCTTTCCCGAATTTGTGGCTTCCATCCGCAGTGTGCTAAAAGAAAAGGGCCGCTGGTTATATGCGATTTTTGCGATCGGTGGTATTTGTATGTTTGTTCTCTTTGGCGTGCTCTTTTATCTGTCGGAGACATTGGAATCAGAGTTCAAATTAAAAGGGGTACTTAAAGGACTTGTGCTTGCCATACCACTGGCTGCTTTATGTCTGGCGTCTTTTTTTGCTGGAAAATGGATAGGAAAGAACAAGACACGCATGAAATGGCTGGGGTTTATCGGACTTGCTGTTCTTACGGTATCTCTCGGTATAATCGGACTTTTTGACAACATCTATGTAGTCGTCGGTTTGTTCACCCTTGGCGGGGCAGGAATAGGGGCTACACTGCCATGTCTGGATGCTATGGTTACTGAAGGGGTGGACAAGGAACAACGGGGCACCATCACGGCGTTATTCAGCAGCATGCGTTTTATCGGCGTGTCTCTTGGCCCTCCTGTCGTGTCATTGTTAATCTCTTCCCACCATTTCCTTTTATTTGGCATTCTCGCCGCTTCCGGAGCGGTGGGAGGATTGCTCACGTTATTGGCAGTCAAGCCAGACAAGGGGGACCAGCCCACTTCAGGTAGTGGTCAAAATCATCGTGAACGTGAGTATGATGAAGTAAAACAGCCCAGTGGTTATCTGCCAGGGAGACGGAAGAAAAGTCCATTCTGA
- a CDS encoding RbsD/FucU family protein, whose translation MLKNIPAIIPPELLKIMSEMGHGDELVLADGNFPAASHAQRLIRCDALGTVELLDAILSLYPLDTYAERPAAVMQVVKGDQVVPIIWEDYRRLIHDHEGITDAFDHEERFAFYERASRAYVIVATGERAQYANLILKKGVIFPDPDPYPQEKKVELN comes from the coding sequence ATGCTGAAGAACATTCCCGCAATAATACCTCCGGAACTGCTGAAGATCATGTCTGAAATGGGCCATGGAGACGAGCTGGTACTGGCTGATGGCAACTTCCCAGCAGCTAGTCATGCCCAGCGGCTGATTCGCTGTGATGCGCTGGGTACAGTGGAGTTACTGGATGCCATTTTAAGTTTGTATCCACTAGATACCTACGCTGAGCGGCCGGCAGCCGTTATGCAGGTCGTCAAGGGGGATCAGGTGGTGCCCATCATCTGGGAAGACTATCGCAGGTTGATTCATGATCATGAGGGCATCACGGATGCCTTTGATCATGAAGAGCGTTTCGCGTTTTATGAGAGAGCTTCTCGCGCCTATGTCATTGTTGCAACCGGTGAACGTGCGCAGTATGCCAATTTGATTTTGAAAAAAGGGGTCATTTTCCCAGATCCAGATCCTTACCCACAAGAGAAAAAAGTTGAACTGAACTGA
- a CDS encoding MarR family winged helix-turn-helix transcriptional regulator → MGNDYSLDQSIGFMLGMTHRKASALLAIRFKPYDITTEQFSVLFNIGRGEGVNQKEVATRVYKDQPTTARIIDLLEKKGWVDRRTSEQDRRAYLLYLTEEGKKLLDQLVPLEREMNKNLIEGIPEDQMEAFRHTLSLMNSNL, encoded by the coding sequence ATGGGGAACGACTATTCGCTCGATCAATCCATTGGATTCATGCTGGGCATGACACATCGCAAAGCGTCAGCTTTACTAGCCATACGTTTCAAACCCTATGATATTACAACAGAGCAATTCTCAGTTCTGTTCAACATCGGTAGAGGCGAAGGCGTGAATCAGAAAGAAGTCGCCACTCGGGTCTACAAGGATCAGCCCACAACTGCCCGCATTATTGATCTGTTGGAAAAGAAAGGCTGGGTCGATCGACGGACCAGCGAACAGGATCGCAGAGCCTACTTGCTCTACTTGACCGAAGAAGGAAAAAAATTGCTTGATCAGCTTGTTCCGCTCGAAAGAGAAATGAATAAAAATCTGATTGAAGGTATCCCCGAAGACCAGATGGAAGCATTTAGACATACTCTTTCCCTCATGAACAGCAACTTGTAA
- a CDS encoding MFS transporter has protein sequence MKSQSAQVKLWTTDFILLMLCNFLLFLQLHMIVSPLPSYVQDRFHANAFEVSLFTCLFALSAIAARLYSAKALEKGLRNAMIYIGLTVALLATLGYYFAAGIAVLLLLRMVFGIGFGMSSTAFPTMASDIVPVKRMGEGMGYFGLSTSLAMSMGPIIGVTVLQGAGFVTLMLCTAGVIAVIYPLSYSLTRKKARRVNDEVVPTPSVGTAGTKVKTPFNRKLILPSILNCLLSITYGGLVGFIVLYGKEANLANPALFFLFNALAVLLVRPFAGRIYDSKGPKALLIPGAIFIAAGLITLSYASSMSILFVAAFLYGIGYGSIQSSMQTWMIQIVSPSQRGMANGMFLNTLDLGIALGALLLGAIASITSYTDMYRYSIVFMILFLLIYLIQGKRNGGFAVPVHPLLTHTHIAAQDSDRHDHSETATEENTTAQQKDR, from the coding sequence ATGAAATCACAATCAGCACAAGTCAAACTATGGACTACCGATTTTATCCTGCTCATGTTATGTAACTTTCTACTCTTTCTGCAACTCCACATGATTGTATCCCCACTTCCTTCTTATGTGCAGGACCGTTTTCACGCCAATGCCTTTGAAGTCAGCCTCTTTACCTGTCTTTTTGCCCTTAGCGCCATCGCTGCTCGGCTCTATTCAGCCAAAGCATTGGAGAAGGGTCTTCGTAATGCCATGATCTATATTGGCCTGACGGTTGCCTTACTCGCAACACTCGGATATTACTTTGCTGCTGGGATTGCTGTTCTTTTATTGCTGCGCATGGTGTTCGGTATCGGATTCGGTATGAGTAGCACGGCTTTCCCAACAATGGCATCGGATATTGTGCCCGTGAAACGAATGGGTGAAGGCATGGGCTATTTCGGCCTTTCCACAAGTCTCGCCATGTCCATGGGTCCCATTATTGGGGTCACCGTGCTTCAGGGTGCCGGTTTCGTGACACTCATGTTGTGTACGGCAGGTGTTATTGCAGTCATCTATCCGCTCAGCTATTCACTAACACGCAAGAAAGCTCGCAGGGTCAATGATGAGGTGGTACCCACTCCATCAGTTGGAACAGCAGGCACCAAAGTAAAGACGCCTTTCAATCGAAAACTGATTCTGCCAAGTATACTGAATTGTTTGCTATCCATCACGTATGGCGGACTGGTGGGATTCATCGTTTTGTACGGAAAAGAAGCCAACCTGGCTAATCCTGCACTGTTCTTCTTGTTTAATGCTCTCGCTGTACTGCTGGTCAGACCGTTTGCAGGACGGATTTATGACAGTAAAGGTCCCAAAGCATTACTGATTCCCGGAGCGATATTCATCGCTGCTGGACTGATCACGCTCTCATACGCCTCGTCGATGTCCATCTTGTTTGTGGCTGCATTTTTATATGGAATCGGATATGGTTCGATACAGTCTTCCATGCAGACCTGGATGATTCAGATTGTCTCCCCTTCACAGCGCGGTATGGCTAACGGCATGTTTCTGAATACGCTGGATCTGGGGATCGCTCTGGGAGCACTTTTGCTGGGCGCTATTGCTTCCATAACCAGTTATACCGATATGTACCGTTATTCCATTGTGTTCATGATTCTATTTCTCCTGATATACCTGATTCAAGGGAAACGAAATGGTGGTTTTGCGGTACCTGTGCATCCGTTATTGACTCATACACATATCGCTGCGCAGGATTCCGATCGACATGATCATTCTGAGACTGCGACCGAAGAGAACACAACTGCTCAGCAAAAAGATCGTTGA
- a CDS encoding glycoside hydrolase family 3 C-terminal domain-containing protein encodes MKEYIQYPMWDATLPLEERLDDLIARLTTEEKIRLIPTREAAVPRLGIPGYNVGGEAAHGVAWIGEATVFPQPLGLSSTWNIKLMREIGSVIGDEARAYHHRAPERHGLTLWAPTVDLERDPRWGRTEEGYGEDPVLTGEMSAALVKGMQGNHSFYLKMVATLKHFFANNNEKDRLNCSSSIDPRNLREYYLKAFETPFVEGGALSMMTAYNSINGTPAIESPYVNDVVKGEWAMPGFIVCDGGDLSQTVNYHGYHATHAESAAGALKAGVDCLTDEVDLVVSALEEALERKLLEVEDLDRAIRNIFGVRMRLGQLDQTGLNPYASISESVLCAPEHAKLSYRAAAESIVLLKNDGLLPLQSERLQKVSVIGPLADVVYTDWYSGTLPYRVTVLEGLRKQLDGAEVSFADGNDRISLKTVDGKVITLGAEGKLVAVPEGSAEATEFIHQDWGWGSHTLRSVKNNRYVSLTEQRIYQAIAPEIGGWFVKEVVQIDSQADGSSALRTWNGLPLSLNEHQGQLVLSPSTEQTQEELNSSGNPDVVEGKQQPAVFKLDIVADGIEQAKKAAQNSDVSVVVVGNSPYINGKEEIDRPSLQLPPEQARLVREVCQVNPNTVVVIVGSYPFALQELKDVAPAIVYLTHAGQELGNAVADVLLGNYAPAGRLNMTWYEDESQLPDIMDYDVIHNGTTYMYHEGPVLYPFGHGLTYSEFEYKSIRVERALGSSGDDVLKINVQVENKGKRASDEVVQLYGHAQTSRVKRPQRQLIGFRRIHLASGAVENLSFEIPVQNLTFWDVTRDKYCLETATWSIMAGRSSADIRQNEEIHIEGETIPARALNLPTFAENYDAYAGVLLDECREGRSAVRAIVPGEPLYREGRSSWISFHDNAFRQVSGFEGRVSAFGVSGELEIRAEGPEGPLLGTCVIPGSAGTVNGKNLQWSTVRCSLKAEREIEQLCIVFKGGAALQQFVLK; translated from the coding sequence ATGAAAGAGTATATTCAATATCCGATGTGGGACGCAACATTGCCATTGGAAGAACGATTAGATGACTTGATTGCGCGTCTGACAACGGAGGAGAAGATCCGCTTAATTCCTACACGCGAAGCAGCAGTACCCCGATTGGGAATACCCGGCTATAATGTGGGAGGCGAAGCGGCTCACGGGGTTGCATGGATAGGTGAGGCTACCGTTTTCCCGCAGCCGCTTGGTCTGTCGAGCACCTGGAATATCAAGCTCATGCGTGAAATCGGTTCCGTCATTGGAGATGAGGCCAGAGCATACCACCATCGTGCTCCCGAGCGTCACGGCTTGACCTTATGGGCGCCAACTGTCGATCTGGAACGGGATCCGCGTTGGGGCAGAACGGAAGAGGGCTATGGTGAGGACCCTGTACTGACAGGTGAAATGTCAGCAGCTCTTGTGAAGGGGATGCAGGGAAACCACTCTTTCTATCTTAAAATGGTAGCGACGCTGAAGCACTTTTTTGCCAATAATAATGAGAAGGATCGGTTGAATTGTTCCTCCAGCATTGATCCGCGTAACTTGCGTGAATATTATTTAAAAGCATTCGAGACGCCTTTCGTAGAAGGTGGGGCCTTGTCCATGATGACAGCCTACAATTCGATCAACGGTACACCCGCCATTGAAAGCCCTTATGTGAATGATGTGGTCAAGGGTGAGTGGGCCATGCCTGGATTTATTGTGTGTGACGGGGGAGATTTGTCCCAGACGGTCAATTATCACGGTTACCATGCCACGCATGCGGAATCGGCAGCAGGAGCATTAAAAGCAGGTGTGGACTGCCTGACAGACGAGGTTGACTTAGTCGTGTCTGCCTTGGAAGAGGCGCTTGAGCGAAAATTGCTGGAGGTCGAGGATCTTGACCGGGCCATTCGAAATATATTTGGCGTGCGGATGCGGCTTGGACAACTGGATCAGACGGGACTTAACCCGTATGCTTCGATATCGGAATCTGTATTGTGTGCGCCTGAACATGCCAAATTAAGTTACAGAGCAGCAGCGGAGTCTATCGTATTACTCAAAAATGACGGACTGCTTCCTCTCCAATCGGAAAGATTGCAGAAGGTTAGCGTAATCGGTCCCCTTGCGGATGTAGTCTATACCGATTGGTACAGTGGCACACTGCCTTATCGTGTTACTGTTTTGGAAGGACTGCGTAAGCAGCTTGACGGTGCGGAAGTATCTTTTGCAGATGGGAATGATCGCATCAGTCTAAAGACAGTCGATGGCAAGGTAATCACGCTTGGTGCGGAGGGAAAGCTTGTTGCCGTGCCGGAAGGCAGTGCAGAGGCTACTGAGTTCATCCATCAGGACTGGGGCTGGGGAAGTCACACGCTTCGCAGTGTGAAAAACAATCGCTATGTTTCGTTAACTGAACAGCGCATCTATCAGGCAATTGCGCCGGAGATTGGTGGCTGGTTCGTCAAGGAAGTGGTACAGATTGATTCACAAGCGGATGGAAGCAGCGCGTTGCGTACATGGAACGGTTTGCCCCTCAGCCTGAATGAACATCAGGGGCAACTGGTGCTGTCCCCATCGACGGAACAAACACAAGAAGAGTTGAACTCATCTGGTAATCCGGATGTCGTAGAAGGGAAACAGCAACCTGCTGTGTTCAAGCTGGACATTGTTGCTGACGGAATAGAACAGGCAAAAAAAGCTGCACAGAATAGTGACGTTTCTGTCGTTGTTGTCGGTAACAGTCCCTATATTAACGGTAAAGAGGAAATTGATCGCCCAAGCCTGCAGCTTCCGCCTGAGCAGGCCCGATTGGTAAGAGAAGTCTGCCAAGTGAATCCCAATACGGTCGTTGTCATTGTGGGAAGTTATCCATTTGCACTGCAAGAGTTAAAAGACGTGGCTCCGGCAATCGTATACCTCACACATGCAGGCCAGGAATTGGGGAATGCAGTTGCAGATGTTCTGCTCGGAAATTATGCTCCTGCTGGTAGACTGAACATGACATGGTATGAGGATGAATCGCAGCTTCCTGACATTATGGATTATGACGTTATTCATAACGGTACTACCTATATGTATCATGAAGGTCCAGTCCTGTATCCCTTTGGTCATGGATTGACCTATTCCGAATTTGAGTATAAGTCGATTCGAGTAGAGCGGGCACTGGGATCTTCTGGTGATGATGTGCTGAAGATTAACGTACAGGTCGAGAACAAAGGGAAACGTGCCAGTGATGAAGTGGTGCAGCTGTATGGGCACGCTCAAACTTCACGGGTGAAACGCCCACAACGTCAGTTGATCGGCTTCCGGCGGATTCATCTTGCATCAGGCGCCGTGGAAAATCTTTCTTTCGAAATTCCTGTTCAGAATCTTACCTTCTGGGATGTCACTCGAGACAAATATTGTCTTGAAACCGCCACCTGGTCGATCATGGCTGGACGTTCCTCAGCAGATATTCGCCAGAACGAAGAAATTCACATCGAGGGTGAAACCATTCCTGCACGCGCGCTGAACTTGCCTACGTTTGCGGAAAATTACGATGCGTATGCAGGCGTTCTGTTGGATGAGTGTCGGGAAGGCCGTTCAGCTGTCCGTGCCATTGTTCCAGGTGAACCGCTGTATCGTGAAGGTCGTTCTTCCTGGATTTCATTCCACGACAATGCTTTCCGGCAAGTTAGTGGGTTTGAGGGTCGGGTGTCAGCCTTCGGAGTAAGTGGCGAATTGGAGATTCGAGCTGAAGGTCCAGAAGGTCCGCTGCTCGGCACTTGTGTCATTCCCGGTTCCGCTGGAACAGTCAACGGAAAAAATCTTCAGTGGAGCACAGTTCGCTGTTCCCTGAAGGCAGAGCGTGAGATCGAACAGCTCTGTATCGTTTTCAAGGGCGGTGCAGCTCTTCAGCAATTTGTACTGAAATAA
- a CDS encoding GerAB/ArcD/ProY family transporter produces the protein MIKLSSGQAYRFMFVYLYSEPIAFLLQRLFKMSGYQGWISILGGFAISLILLFSTYRLGAIHPDRPWIDFGEEIVGKVVHKLFLGLIVLLCLYLISVDVENFIVFLQSMYLPETPIWLTATVTILSISLSARSGLITIVYLSEGIFLVQIFTSTFLMPAVMGGGNPDVLLAMVTHHDLTEILTGSLSTMPWFSEWMMFLFLAPAIAFRRPLLRSMLFAGSTLALFIIVFWMFTLMNFGPYEASSLRYPLLEMIRFARYGDFLDNLDPFLIAIWSTTMFTRSSFLLYVAAVCLTKLTGVRQEKTVVYLLAGTAASYVLQYAKDAASYELAIRSYAIAIYAVLIECMPILYVVVYWLRFGKSKKTSEASPAPSP, from the coding sequence ATGATCAAATTATCTTCCGGACAAGCGTACCGTTTTATGTTTGTATACCTGTATTCCGAACCCATTGCTTTCCTTTTGCAACGTTTATTCAAAATGAGCGGTTATCAAGGGTGGATATCCATTCTTGGCGGGTTTGCCATCAGCCTGATCCTTCTCTTTTCCACATACCGATTGGGCGCGATTCATCCAGATCGACCCTGGATTGATTTTGGTGAGGAAATTGTGGGCAAGGTTGTTCATAAGCTATTCCTCGGTCTCATTGTATTGCTGTGCCTGTATTTGATCTCCGTTGACGTAGAGAATTTTATCGTTTTTCTGCAATCGATGTACTTACCCGAGACGCCCATATGGCTGACAGCAACCGTTACTATTTTAAGTATCAGTCTTTCAGCTCGCTCAGGTTTGATTACCATTGTTTATTTATCAGAAGGGATATTCCTGGTGCAAATCTTCACCTCTACTTTTCTCATGCCTGCTGTCATGGGTGGGGGGAATCCTGATGTACTTCTTGCCATGGTAACTCATCATGATCTGACAGAAATATTGACAGGCTCGCTTTCAACTATGCCATGGTTTTCCGAATGGATGATGTTCCTGTTCCTCGCACCTGCCATTGCTTTCAGGCGGCCTCTTCTTCGAAGTATGTTATTTGCAGGCTCTACACTTGCACTATTCATTATCGTGTTCTGGATGTTTACCTTAATGAACTTTGGACCTTACGAAGCTAGCAGTCTTCGCTATCCTTTGCTGGAGATGATACGTTTTGCCCGTTACGGGGATTTTTTGGATAACCTGGACCCATTCCTGATTGCCATCTGGTCTACGACCATGTTTACTCGCAGCTCCTTTCTGTTATATGTAGCCGCGGTTTGTCTTACCAAACTTACTGGAGTCCGACAGGAAAAAACGGTGGTTTACTTGCTGGCAGGGACTGCTGCCTCCTATGTGCTTCAATATGCAAAAGACGCAGCTTCATATGAATTAGCCATTCGTTCTTACGCCATTGCTATCTATGCCGTACTTATCGAGTGTATGCCTATTTTATATGTTGTTGTTTACTGGTTGCGTTTCGGGAAAAGCAAAAAGACGAGCGAGGCTTCTCCCGCCCCGTCGCCTTGA